The Aureimonas mangrovi genome includes a region encoding these proteins:
- a CDS encoding DUF2945 domain-containing protein, whose translation MSIRKGSKVEWKWGSSKASGKVIETFHEDVDRKIDGKSIKRKASKDKPAYLIEQEDGQKVLKSASEVSAAS comes from the coding sequence GTGAGCATTCGCAAGGGATCGAAGGTCGAGTGGAAGTGGGGATCGAGCAAGGCTTCGGGAAAGGTGATCGAGACCTTTCACGAGGATGTCGATCGCAAGATCGACGGGAAGTCCATCAAGCGGAAGGCCTCGAAGGACAAGCCCGCTTACCTCATCGAGCAGGAAGACGGACAGAAGGTGCTGAAGAGCGCCTCGGAAGTCAGCGCGGCTTCGTAG
- a CDS encoding TldD/PmbA family protein, whose protein sequence is MIEDGTARLLDVADRLMTTAKRFGADAADAAVIRSHSRSVQVRLGTVEATESSESEDLTLRVFVDGRVASVAADGGADVERLVERAIAMARVSPVDPFASLADAGLLATDDLDLDLFDDTDVAADRLREDALAAEDAARAVDGVTNSGGASASAGFAGLVLVTSGGFSGARRRSGFSRSVSVLAGEGTGMQRDYDFDSRIHFSDLEEPEAIGRQAGERAVRRLNPRSLPTGRRTIVFDPRVARGFVGHLVSALNGASIARGTSFLKDRMGRAVLPAGIDVRDEPLLARRAASRPFDGEGVRGASLSLVEDGVLASWLLDTATARELGLQTNGRAMRSGGGVSPGATNVVMTQGAESPDDLLAAAEGGIYVTELIGSGANLVTGDYSRGASGFLIEGGQLGGPVSELTIAGHLSEMFMALRPANDADERYQIVAPTLHLGEMTVAGR, encoded by the coding sequence ATGATCGAAGACGGGACCGCGCGTCTCCTGGATGTCGCGGATAGACTGATGACGACCGCGAAGCGCTTTGGCGCGGATGCGGCTGACGCGGCGGTGATACGCTCGCACTCGCGCTCCGTGCAGGTGCGACTAGGGACCGTGGAAGCGACGGAATCGTCCGAAAGCGAAGACCTGACCTTGCGCGTTTTCGTTGACGGACGTGTCGCAAGCGTGGCCGCCGACGGAGGAGCCGACGTCGAGCGCCTCGTCGAGCGGGCGATCGCGATGGCGCGCGTTTCGCCGGTGGATCCCTTCGCCAGCCTTGCCGATGCGGGGCTTCTGGCCACGGACGATCTCGATCTTGACCTCTTCGACGATACCGACGTCGCGGCGGACAGACTGCGCGAGGATGCTCTCGCCGCCGAGGACGCCGCGCGCGCCGTCGATGGTGTCACCAATTCCGGCGGAGCTTCCGCGAGCGCAGGCTTCGCCGGCCTTGTCCTTGTCACATCCGGTGGCTTTTCTGGCGCACGCAGGCGCTCGGGCTTCTCGCGCTCGGTCTCGGTCCTTGCCGGCGAGGGCACCGGTATGCAGCGCGACTACGATTTCGATTCGCGCATCCATTTCTCCGATCTCGAAGAGCCCGAGGCTATCGGCCGGCAGGCCGGCGAGCGCGCGGTGCGGCGCCTGAACCCGCGCTCGCTGCCGACCGGCAGGCGGACCATCGTCTTCGATCCACGCGTGGCGCGGGGCTTCGTCGGCCACCTTGTCTCGGCGCTCAACGGAGCATCGATCGCGCGCGGCACGAGTTTTCTGAAGGACAGGATGGGCAGGGCGGTCCTGCCGGCCGGCATCGACGTGCGGGACGAGCCGCTGCTCGCGCGCCGCGCCGCATCGCGCCCCTTCGACGGGGAGGGCGTGCGCGGGGCATCGCTCTCTCTCGTCGAGGACGGGGTTCTTGCCTCCTGGCTTCTCGATACAGCCACGGCGCGCGAACTCGGCCTCCAGACCAACGGGCGCGCCATGCGCTCGGGCGGCGGGGTGTCGCCCGGCGCAACCAACGTGGTAATGACGCAAGGCGCCGAGAGCCCCGATGATCTTCTGGCGGCGGCCGAGGGCGGCATCTACGTGACCGAATTGATCGGCAGCGGCGCCAATCTCGTGACCGGCGACTATTCACGCGGCGCCTCAGGCTTTCTGATCGAAGGCGGCCAACTCGGCGGCCCGGTTTCGGAACTGACGATCGCCGGGCATCTGTCGGAGATGTTCATGGCGCTTCGGCCTGCCAACGATGCCGACGAGCGCTACCAGATCGTCGCGCCGACGCTGCATCTGGGTGAAATGACGGTGGCGGGGCGGTAG
- a CDS encoding 3'(2'),5'-bisphosphate nucleotidase CysQ, giving the protein MAREEDDLELLIRAAREAGTIAMSFFRRDPQVFWKEGNSPVSQADLAVDGYLRDFLLSARPKYGWVSEETASEPPQGGETRFFVVDPIDGTRSFLRGEATWCVSLAIIEAGRPIVGVIDAPVAAEVFSATARGLPLLNGKSLSLEWREAGLPGEGEAVEDGRLVVSVPDAVRLRMREEDRDALEFHKAIPSLAYRLAMVASGRLAGTIVHPRANDWDIAAADLLIERAGGALLNERGERHLYKLNPRRHGLLVAGAGPALERMRRFADHLTADGLAGARPAQSKE; this is encoded by the coding sequence ATGGCGCGCGAGGAGGACGACCTCGAACTTCTCATCCGTGCTGCGCGTGAGGCCGGCACGATCGCCATGAGCTTCTTCCGACGCGACCCGCAGGTGTTCTGGAAGGAGGGCAACTCACCCGTCAGCCAGGCCGATCTCGCGGTCGACGGCTACCTGCGCGACTTCCTCCTCTCGGCGCGGCCGAAATACGGCTGGGTGTCCGAGGAAACAGCGTCGGAGCCGCCGCAGGGCGGCGAGACACGCTTCTTCGTGGTCGATCCGATCGATGGTACCCGCTCTTTCCTGCGCGGCGAGGCGACGTGGTGCGTCTCGCTGGCGATCATCGAAGCGGGGCGGCCGATCGTCGGCGTGATCGATGCGCCGGTGGCTGCCGAAGTGTTCAGCGCGACCGCGCGCGGGCTGCCGCTTCTCAACGGCAAGTCACTTTCGCTGGAGTGGCGCGAGGCCGGCCTGCCGGGTGAAGGGGAGGCTGTCGAGGACGGAAGGCTCGTCGTCTCCGTGCCCGACGCGGTGCGTCTTCGCATGCGCGAGGAGGACCGCGATGCGCTCGAATTCCACAAGGCGATCCCATCGCTCGCCTATCGCCTGGCGATGGTCGCCTCCGGGCGGCTGGCGGGTACGATCGTCCATCCGCGCGCCAATGACTGGGATATTGCCGCCGCCGACCTGTTGATCGAGCGGGCGGGTGGAGCGCTTCTGAACGAGCGCGGCGAGCGGCACCTTTACAAGCTCAATCCGAGAAGGCATGGCCTCCTCGTGGCCGGCGCGGGCCCGGCGCTGGAGCGCATGCGGCGGTTCGCCGATCACCTGACGGCAGACGGCCTGGCCGGCGCGAGGCCGGCGCAATCGAAGGAGTAA
- a CDS encoding DUF4170 domain-containing protein: MVASTEPKQLLHLVFGGELKSLERVEFEDLSSLDIVGIFPDYASALAAWRGKAQSTVDNAAMRYFIVHMHRLLEPGKAPTTQA; the protein is encoded by the coding sequence ATGGTGGCCTCCACCGAGCCGAAGCAGCTTCTCCACCTCGTCTTCGGCGGCGAGCTGAAGAGTCTCGAGCGCGTCGAGTTCGAGGATTTGTCCTCGCTCGACATCGTGGGCATCTTTCCGGATTATGCCTCGGCGCTGGCGGCCTGGCGCGGCAAGGCGCAGTCGACCGTCGACAATGCGGCGATGCGCTACTTCATCGTCCACATGCATCGCCTGCTCGAGCCTGGAAAGGCGCCGACGACGCAGGCATGA
- a CDS encoding lysophospholipid acyltransferase family protein encodes MDRTVADGGVMRAPDEPVRPARKSLRRRLRRRLKLVGRSNAATRVLGSSLYTVLRLTYRSQTLVRGSSPFREILTQEHPAIVGLWHGQHLLAPFFRPAELPYVALLSRSRDAELNASVVERFGIDTVRGSGGRVREATSKKGGVTALLALLRSLREGKGVCMIADVPNGVARQSGLGIVTLARLSGRPIIPSAAVTSRRRVIENTWDRITLPLPFGRVAVVMGDPIFVPRDLDEAGLEAKRREVTEAIEAANRRALALVDGSAIEGPRS; translated from the coding sequence ATGGATCGCACTGTGGCGGATGGGGGCGTGATGCGCGCCCCTGACGAGCCGGTTCGCCCGGCAAGGAAGTCGTTGCGACGCAGGTTGCGCCGGCGTCTGAAGCTCGTCGGCCGATCGAACGCCGCGACGCGCGTCCTTGGATCGTCGCTCTACACGGTCCTGCGCCTGACCTACCGCTCGCAGACGCTCGTTCGCGGATCGAGTCCGTTCCGCGAAATCCTCACCCAGGAACACCCGGCAATCGTGGGCCTGTGGCATGGGCAGCATCTCCTCGCGCCCTTCTTTCGCCCGGCGGAACTGCCTTATGTTGCGCTTCTTTCGCGCAGTCGTGATGCCGAGTTGAACGCCAGCGTCGTGGAGCGCTTCGGCATCGACACGGTGCGCGGCTCTGGCGGGCGCGTGCGCGAAGCCACGTCGAAGAAGGGCGGCGTCACGGCGCTTCTCGCGCTCCTTCGCTCGCTGCGCGAAGGCAAGGGCGTGTGCATGATCGCGGACGTTCCGAACGGCGTCGCGCGTCAGTCCGGCCTCGGCATCGTGACGCTCGCGCGCCTGTCGGGCCGCCCCATCATCCCCTCGGCCGCCGTCACCTCGCGGCGCCGCGTGATCGAGAACACCTGGGACCGTATCACCCTGCCGCTGCCCTTCGGGCGCGTGGCCGTGGTGATGGGCGATCCGATCTTCGTGCCGCGCGATCTCGACGAGGCGGGCCTTGAGGCGAAGCGGCGCGAGGTGACGGAGGCCATCGAGGCCGCTAACCGCCGTGCCCTCGCGCTGGTCGACGGTTCGGCGATCGAAGGTCCGCGCTCGTGA
- the waaA gene encoding lipid IV(A) 3-deoxy-D-manno-octulosonic acid transferase has protein sequence MSEGWARAALAAYRAAGTLAYPVVGSYVGWRATRGKEERERARRRERYGFASRPRPESGPLIWVHAASIGETAAVTPLVREIAAERIPIVMTTQTVTSAAIVNERLSNCVVHQYVPLDLKPSVARFLEHWQPDLAIVAESEIWPMTMMELQRRRIPQVLVNARLSDRSFRRWRAVPSLAEALMENFAQITAQSEVDGERFHMLGARAVNVVGNLKADTQPPPLDRAEYDALAASIGHARPTWAAISTHAGEEAIAADVHQKLLEKRPRLLTIIVPRHVERGDEIEKMLTGKGLSVARRSRGELPDPTTDVLLGDTVGEMGLYLRLTEIAFVGRSLASQGGQNPLEAAMLKTAILSGRYVQNFRDIYQRLIKDGGARIVQDTEQLAAQVDLLLFQTVTRHQMADAAFASVEEMRGALSRTMQALDPFLQPLRLAGGIDRRRDANPK, from the coding sequence GTGAGCGAAGGTTGGGCAAGGGCCGCGCTTGCGGCCTACCGCGCAGCGGGAACGCTCGCCTATCCGGTCGTCGGTTCCTATGTCGGCTGGCGCGCGACGCGTGGAAAGGAAGAACGCGAACGCGCGCGCCGACGGGAGCGTTACGGCTTCGCCAGCCGGCCGCGCCCCGAAAGCGGGCCCTTGATCTGGGTTCACGCCGCCTCGATCGGCGAGACCGCCGCCGTGACGCCGCTGGTGCGCGAGATCGCAGCCGAACGCATCCCGATCGTGATGACGACGCAGACCGTCACTTCCGCGGCGATCGTCAACGAGCGCCTGTCGAACTGCGTCGTCCATCAATACGTGCCGCTGGACCTCAAGCCGTCGGTTGCGCGCTTTCTGGAGCACTGGCAGCCCGATCTCGCCATCGTCGCCGAGAGCGAGATCTGGCCGATGACGATGATGGAACTGCAGCGCCGCCGCATTCCCCAGGTGCTGGTGAATGCGCGCCTGTCGGATCGCTCCTTCCGCCGCTGGCGCGCGGTGCCCTCGCTGGCCGAGGCGCTGATGGAGAATTTCGCGCAGATCACCGCCCAGTCCGAAGTGGACGGCGAACGCTTCCACATGCTCGGCGCGCGCGCCGTCAACGTTGTCGGCAACCTGAAGGCCGACACCCAGCCGCCGCCGCTGGACCGCGCCGAATACGACGCTCTCGCGGCTTCGATCGGCCACGCGCGCCCGACCTGGGCGGCGATCTCCACCCATGCGGGTGAGGAGGCGATCGCCGCCGACGTTCACCAGAAGCTCCTCGAAAAGCGGCCGCGGCTCCTGACCATCATCGTGCCGCGCCATGTGGAGCGCGGCGACGAGATCGAGAAGATGCTGACCGGCAAAGGCCTTTCGGTCGCAAGGCGCTCGCGCGGGGAACTTCCGGACCCGACGACGGATGTCCTTCTGGGCGATACGGTCGGCGAGATGGGCCTTTACCTGCGCCTGACCGAGATCGCCTTCGTCGGCCGCTCGCTGGCTTCGCAGGGCGGGCAGAATCCGCTCGAGGCGGCGATGCTGAAGACGGCGATCCTGTCCGGCCGCTACGTTCAGAACTTCCGCGACATCTACCAGCGGTTGATCAAGGATGGCGGCGCTCGCATCGTGCAGGACACCGAGCAGCTTGCCGCGCAGGTCGACCTCCTGCTCTTCCAGACGGTGACACGCCACCAGATGGCCGACGCGGCCTTTGCCTCGGTGGAGGAGATGCGCGGGGCGCTTTCGCGGACCATGCAGGCGCTCGACCCTTTCCTGCAGCCTCTTCGGCTGGCCGGCGGCATCGACCGGCGGCGCGACGCCAACCCGAAATGA
- the lpxK gene encoding tetraacyldisaccharide 4'-kinase, with product MTVGRAPDFWWRPPGWRSRALAPAAALYSAVAGRRLKNGQRWRAPAPVICVGNPVAGGGGKTPTALALAKAARARGLRPGFLSRGHGGNAAQPLLVDPQRHDASIVGDEPLLLAAFAPTAVSRDRAAGAALLVDRGACDLIIMDDGFQSAQLAFDLALLVVDSSRGTGNGAVIPAGPLRAPLGLQTHHADALVIVGAGEGAAKAEAAAHAAGKPVHRARTAPTNAEGFAGRRVLAFSGIADPAKFHASLRESGAEITQTRDFPDHHPFTEGELGALLADAGRRGLTLATTRKDAVRLQACGALGLEVLEQSLVLEIEMHFEPPETAAALVRQAVEVFAKHAG from the coding sequence ATGACCGTGGGCCGCGCGCCGGATTTCTGGTGGCGGCCGCCCGGCTGGCGTTCCCGCGCCCTGGCTCCCGCCGCCGCTCTCTATTCTGCCGTCGCCGGCCGACGCCTTAAGAACGGCCAGCGCTGGCGCGCGCCGGCGCCTGTGATCTGCGTCGGCAATCCCGTCGCGGGGGGCGGCGGCAAGACGCCGACGGCGCTGGCGCTGGCAAAGGCTGCGCGTGCGCGAGGGCTGAGGCCGGGCTTCCTCTCGCGTGGGCACGGCGGCAATGCCGCGCAGCCGCTTCTCGTCGATCCGCAGCGTCACGATGCGAGCATCGTCGGCGACGAGCCGTTGCTGCTCGCGGCCTTTGCCCCGACTGCCGTCTCGCGCGACCGCGCGGCCGGCGCGGCGCTCCTCGTCGATCGTGGGGCCTGCGATCTCATCATCATGGATGACGGCTTCCAGAGCGCCCAGCTCGCCTTCGACCTTGCGCTCCTCGTCGTCGATTCATCACGCGGGACGGGCAACGGCGCGGTGATACCGGCAGGCCCGCTGCGCGCGCCGCTCGGCCTCCAGACGCACCATGCCGATGCACTGGTCATCGTCGGGGCGGGAGAGGGCGCCGCCAAAGCCGAAGCGGCGGCGCATGCCGCCGGCAAGCCGGTCCATCGTGCCCGCACGGCGCCGACCAATGCGGAAGGCTTTGCCGGCCGGCGTGTGCTCGCTTTTTCGGGCATTGCCGATCCGGCGAAATTCCATGCGAGCTTGCGCGAGAGCGGCGCCGAGATCACGCAGACGCGCGACTTCCCCGACCACCACCCTTTCACCGAAGGCGAACTAGGCGCGCTTCTGGCCGATGCGGGCAGGCGAGGCCTCACGCTCGCGACGACGCGCAAGGACGCCGTGCGGCTTCAAGCTTGCGGCGCACTAGGGCTGGAGGTCTTGGAGCAAAGCCTCGTTCTCGAGATCGAGATGCACTTCGAGCCGCCCGAGACGGCCGCCGCGCTGGTGCGGCAGGCGGTCGAAGTTTTCGCGAAGCACGCGGGTTAG
- a CDS encoding DUF2093 domain-containing protein, translating to MNRMDGGGEALLRYDTPEFTVIRPGGYVRCAITGDQIPLDILKYWSVDRQEAYRDAAASLEAELRAGKGRR from the coding sequence ATGAACCGGATGGACGGCGGCGGCGAGGCCCTTCTGCGCTACGACACGCCCGAATTCACCGTGATCCGGCCGGGCGGCTATGTCCGCTGCGCGATCACCGGCGACCAGATCCCCCTCGACATCCTGAAATACTGGAGCGTCGATCGCCAGGAAGCCTATCGCGACGCCGCGGCCTCGCTCGAAGCCGAGCTGCGCGCCGGCAAGGGCCGTCGCTAA
- the mutL gene encoding DNA mismatch repair endonuclease MutL yields MPIRQLSETVIDRIAAGEVVERPASVIKELVENALDAGARSVSIATAGGGKTLMRVTDDGCGIPVCELPLAVRRHCTSKLSEDLFDIRTLGFRGEALPSIGSVARLTLRSRERGADEAHEIEVQGGRLSGPRPAALSTGTVVEVRDLFHAVPARLKFLKSERAETSAITDTVRRIALAFPAVRFELSGPDRTRLVLEAGAEDDPLPRIGAILGSEFAENAVLVDAEREGVRLTGHIGLPTFHRGNALHQFVYVNGRPVRDRMMLSALRAAYADVMARDRHPVAVLFVSIDPALVDVNVHPAKADVRFRDAGLVRGLIVGALRQALAGVTVRPDTAGASGLMARFRSYSAPAQANYDFATAPFRPLDEPSGSSRGGLAEPADAAMRFEGFAPQARAEREPPAAASQPAAPSGDYPLGAARAQIDRAFVVAETGDSLVIVDQHAAHERLVYEALKEALHARPLPAQMLLIPEIVDLPEGDVDRLDAEAETFARFGLTLERFGPGAIAVRAVPAMLGQTDAAALVRDLADDLADTGSGAGLQERVDHVAATMACHGSVRSGRVLKVEEMNALLRQMETTPGSGQCNHGRPTFIELKIRDIEKLFGRR; encoded by the coding sequence ATGCCGATCCGCCAGCTTTCCGAGACCGTGATCGACCGGATCGCCGCCGGCGAGGTGGTGGAGCGCCCCGCGAGCGTCATCAAGGAGTTGGTCGAGAACGCGCTGGACGCCGGTGCGCGCTCTGTCTCGATCGCGACGGCCGGCGGCGGCAAGACCCTGATGCGCGTCACCGACGACGGCTGCGGCATCCCCGTCTGCGAGCTTCCTCTCGCCGTGCGCCGCCATTGCACCTCCAAGCTTTCCGAAGACCTCTTCGACATCCGCACGCTGGGGTTCCGGGGCGAGGCGCTTCCCTCAATCGGCTCGGTCGCGCGGCTCACCCTTCGCTCTCGCGAGCGCGGCGCGGACGAAGCGCACGAGATTGAGGTGCAGGGCGGCCGGCTCTCGGGACCGCGCCCGGCGGCGCTCTCGACAGGCACCGTCGTCGAGGTGCGCGATCTCTTTCACGCCGTTCCGGCGCGGCTGAAGTTCCTGAAATCCGAGCGCGCCGAAACCTCGGCGATCACCGACACCGTGCGTCGCATCGCGCTCGCCTTCCCGGCCGTGCGCTTCGAGCTCTCCGGGCCGGATCGCACGCGGCTGGTTCTCGAAGCCGGTGCGGAGGACGATCCGCTGCCGCGCATCGGCGCGATCCTCGGATCGGAATTCGCCGAGAACGCCGTTCTTGTCGATGCCGAGCGGGAGGGCGTGCGCCTCACCGGTCATATCGGCTTGCCGACCTTCCATCGCGGCAACGCGCTGCACCAGTTCGTCTATGTCAACGGACGGCCGGTGCGCGACCGCATGATGCTGTCCGCCCTGCGCGCGGCCTATGCCGACGTGATGGCGCGCGACCGGCACCCGGTCGCCGTCCTGTTCGTCTCGATCGACCCCGCGCTCGTCGACGTCAACGTCCATCCGGCCAAGGCCGACGTGCGCTTTCGCGATGCCGGCCTCGTGCGCGGCCTCATCGTCGGCGCGCTGCGACAAGCGCTGGCGGGCGTCACGGTGCGGCCGGACACGGCCGGCGCCTCAGGCCTGATGGCGCGCTTTCGCAGCTATTCCGCGCCCGCGCAGGCGAACTACGATTTCGCCACCGCGCCCTTCCGCCCGCTCGACGAGCCCTCGGGATCTTCGCGAGGCGGCCTTGCCGAACCAGCGGACGCGGCCATGCGCTTCGAGGGCTTCGCTCCGCAAGCGCGCGCCGAGCGCGAGCCGCCAGCGGCCGCATCACAGCCTGCAGCGCCCTCCGGCGACTATCCACTGGGCGCGGCGCGCGCGCAGATCGACCGCGCCTTCGTGGTGGCGGAAACGGGCGATAGCCTCGTCATCGTCGACCAACACGCCGCGCACGAGCGCCTCGTCTACGAGGCCCTGAAGGAAGCACTGCACGCGCGCCCCCTGCCCGCGCAGATGCTTCTCATTCCGGAGATCGTCGACCTGCCCGAGGGCGACGTCGACCGGCTCGATGCTGAAGCAGAGACCTTCGCGCGCTTCGGCCTGACGCTGGAGCGCTTCGGTCCGGGCGCCATCGCCGTGCGGGCCGTACCGGCGATGCTCGGCCAGACCGACGCGGCCGCGCTCGTGCGCGATCTCGCCGACGATCTCGCCGACACGGGCTCGGGCGCCGGCCTCCAGGAGCGTGTCGATCATGTCGCGGCCACCATGGCCTGCCATGGCTCCGTGCGCTCGGGGCGCGTCCTCAAAGTCGAGGAGATGAACGCTCTCCTGCGGCAGATGGAGACGACGCCGGGCTCCGGGCAATGCAACCACGGTCGCCCGACCTTCATCGAATTAAAGATCCGCGACATCGAGAAGCTGTTCGGGCGGCGTTGA
- the glgX gene encoding glycogen debranching protein GlgX, which translates to MSFTVTAERGCPQRFGATPVPGGVEFALFSSAAETAWLCLFEPGEPLESQRLALPGREGDVFYGFVPGLGEGALYGLRASGPFAPERGARFDERKLLVDPYALRLDRPFRHDAALCNFGTQTAPLVPRAIVSALPKAAPPLPAGAPGFTYEVLTRGFSMRHPGVRPDYRGTVLAFTEEAVLDDLARLGVETVEFMPLAAWIDERHLPPLGLSNAWGYNPIAHMAPDPRLAPGGLPDIARAVSALHGRGIRVLLDVVLNHSGESDELGPTLSYRGLDNAAYYRLRQDDAALYVNDTGTGNTFAAERAPVVQLFLDTLRTWAEATGIDGFRYDLAPVLGRDAKGFSPDAPFFRALAKDPVLKNRIHVAEAWDIGPGGYRVGEFPPPFIEWQDRFRDDVRRFWRGDRSMVPALAMRLAGSHDLFEAPSRGVNMIAAHDGFTLADITMYERRHNEANGEGNRDGHADNHSWNNGHEGPTDDPAIIARRGRDMRALLATLFLSRGNLLLVAGDEFGRTQHGNNNAYAQDNATTWLDWARADMEIAAMVARLAALRRRFPALGGEEFAPGGSASWLSEHGRAMENGEWDDPSRRFLGFFVEDGAERLIAYFNAAQADVPVLLPTPDGGRDLVLELQSDRPDLPPRALDPGAGLVVTARSVFVLVESASA; encoded by the coding sequence GTGAGCTTCACCGTCACGGCCGAGCGCGGATGCCCGCAGCGCTTCGGCGCGACGCCGGTTCCGGGCGGCGTCGAGTTCGCCCTCTTCTCCTCCGCTGCCGAAACGGCCTGGCTCTGCCTGTTCGAACCGGGCGAACCGCTGGAATCGCAGCGCCTCGCCCTGCCAGGCCGCGAGGGCGATGTCTTCTACGGCTTCGTGCCGGGTCTTGGCGAAGGTGCGCTTTACGGCCTGCGCGCGAGCGGGCCTTTTGCACCCGAGCGTGGCGCGCGCTTCGACGAGAGGAAACTTCTCGTCGATCCCTACGCACTGCGCCTCGACCGTCCCTTCCGCCACGATGCGGCGCTCTGCAATTTCGGAACTCAGACGGCGCCGCTGGTGCCGCGCGCCATCGTCTCGGCGTTGCCGAAGGCCGCCCCGCCTTTGCCGGCCGGGGCGCCGGGCTTCACCTACGAAGTGCTGACGCGCGGCTTCTCAATGCGCCATCCGGGCGTGCGGCCCGACTATCGCGGCACGGTCCTCGCCTTCACCGAAGAAGCCGTCCTGGACGACCTTGCGCGCCTCGGCGTCGAGACGGTGGAGTTCATGCCGCTCGCCGCGTGGATCGACGAGCGGCATCTGCCGCCGCTCGGCCTCTCCAATGCTTGGGGCTACAACCCGATCGCCCACATGGCGCCTGACCCGCGCCTTGCGCCGGGCGGCCTGCCGGATATCGCCCGCGCTGTCTCGGCCCTGCATGGTCGCGGCATCCGCGTCCTTCTCGACGTCGTCCTCAATCATTCGGGCGAAAGCGACGAGCTCGGCCCGACGCTCTCTTACAGGGGGCTCGACAACGCCGCCTATTATCGCCTGCGCCAGGACGACGCCGCGCTCTACGTCAACGACACGGGCACCGGCAACACCTTCGCCGCCGAGCGCGCCCCGGTCGTGCAGCTCTTCCTCGACACCCTGCGCACCTGGGCCGAGGCGACGGGCATCGATGGCTTCCGCTACGACCTCGCGCCCGTCCTTGGCCGAGACGCGAAGGGCTTCTCCCCCGATGCGCCCTTCTTCCGGGCGCTGGCGAAGGACCCGGTCCTGAAGAACCGCATCCACGTCGCCGAGGCCTGGGACATCGGACCGGGCGGCTATCGCGTCGGCGAATTCCCGCCCCCCTTCATCGAATGGCAGGACAGGTTCCGCGACGATGTGCGCCGCTTCTGGCGTGGCGACCGTTCGATGGTGCCGGCGCTCGCCATGCGCCTTGCCGGCTCGCACGATCTCTTCGAGGCACCCTCCCGCGGCGTCAACATGATCGCGGCCCATGACGGCTTCACCCTCGCCGACATCACCATGTACGAGCGGCGCCACAACGAGGCTAACGGCGAGGGCAATCGCGACGGCCACGCCGACAACCACTCCTGGAACAACGGCCATGAGGGGCCGACCGACGACCCGGCGATCATCGCGCGCAGGGGGCGCGACATGCGCGCGCTTCTCGCCACACTCTTCCTCTCGCGCGGAAACCTTCTTCTGGTCGCGGGTGACGAGTTCGGCCGCACGCAGCACGGCAACAACAACGCCTATGCCCAGGACAACGCGACCACCTGGCTCGATTGGGCTCGCGCGGACATGGAGATAGCTGCGATGGTCGCCCGCCTGGCCGCCCTTCGCCGCCGCTTTCCGGCACTCGGAGGCGAAGAATTCGCGCCGGGCGGCTCGGCCTCCTGGCTCTCCGAGCACGGCCGGGCGATGGAGAACGGCGAGTGGGACGACCCGTCCCGCCGCTTTCTCGGTTTCTTCGTCGAGGACGGGGCGGAGCGGCTGATCGCCTATTTCAACGCCGCGCAAGCTGACGTGCCGGTCCTGCTGCCCACCCCGGACGGCGGTCGCGACCTCGTGCTCGAACTCCAGAGCGACCGGCCCGACCTGCCGCCCCGCGCGCTCGATCCGGGCGCCGGGCTCGTCGTCACGGCGCGCTCGGTCTTCGTGCTCGTCGAAAGCGCGAGCGCCTGA
- a CDS encoding DUF2585 domain-containing protein, producing MQAIRSVGARHWLAVAGLVALMAAILLWMGRVPICECGTVKLWHGETVSSENSQHLSDWYSPSHFIHGLLFYAILWVFARRVSLGHRLVIATLVEIAWEVVENTDAVIQRYREATIALDYFGDSVVNSVSDVAFMVVGFLFAARMPVWVSVVLAVALELFVGWMIRDNLTLNVLMLVWPLDAVRAWQGAA from the coding sequence ATGCAAGCCATCCGCTCGGTCGGCGCACGGCACTGGCTGGCCGTCGCCGGTCTCGTCGCGCTCATGGCGGCCATCCTTCTGTGGATGGGCCGCGTGCCGATCTGCGAATGCGGCACGGTGAAGCTGTGGCATGGCGAGACAGTGAGTTCGGAGAACTCGCAGCATCTCTCCGACTGGTACTCGCCCTCGCATTTCATCCATGGCCTGCTGTTCTACGCGATCCTGTGGGTGTTCGCGCGGCGCGTCTCGCTCGGGCATCGGCTGGTCATCGCGACGCTCGTCGAGATCGCGTGGGAAGTTGTCGAGAACACCGACGCCGTCATCCAACGTTACCGCGAGGCGACGATCGCGCTCGACTATTTCGGCGACAGCGTCGTCAATTCGGTGAGCGACGTCGCCTTCATGGTGGTCGGTTTCCTGTTCGCCGCGCGCATGCCGGTCTGGGTCAGCGTCGTCCTCGCCGTCGCGCTGGAGCTCTTCGTCGGCTGGATGATCCGCGACAATCTCACCCTCAACGTCCTGATGCTTGTGTGGCCACTCGACGCCGTGCGCGCCTGGCAGGGCGCCGCGTGA